One Acropora palmata chromosome 2, jaAcrPala1.3, whole genome shotgun sequence genomic window carries:
- the LOC141874414 gene encoding kelch-like protein 12 — MESISTCNVSNKGRIGVFSVRRQQHLPLLEIRCFKEAKFGIFSFFYPSCTCVHKTGSNRSETENKNTNVEAFITFLTIAMERPKKKSSAESYQGDLYRCMDEFRRQGILSDIILVVDNEEFPAHKSVLAASSEYFLSLFTSDMKEKQNLKVKLEGFKPFVMNDLLSYIYTGQAEITDENAKELVFAGDYLLIESLKKKGTFYLEDSLSPSNCLSVRAFSEKYVCDELERKSESFILDNFVAVSKSEEFLCLGSSEIEKLISMDDLIVETEEQVYEAVISWVKHDIQKRKEDFARLLSKLRLGSMSKYYLAEYVENEELVSGNLECTKLLYKAMKSFAMFATQGKLTDDICKIRRCLDSNIKAIVTIWGPGDELRSSTQCYVPSVNQWFSLAPMLIPRFSHGAVACEGFIYTVGGVSLNGHLSSMERYDYRTNTWAGVAPMAKEVSGLGVAELNGCLYAVGGWHRGRPLNSVLRYYPSSNIWEAVAPMTATRGGPCVVSDKYLYAIGGKTENDNANDPFKYLNTVERYDPRMNTWHESMPMQVQRAYACGVAVKGILYVVGGTQDDLYSSHSSCEAFDCDTNSWTYIASLCISRALAGIAFVDGKIYVLGGKKNLRERTDKIERYDKELDVWNVVGSVPNCMGGIQCSPVSLSKAFFHSLTKIT; from the exons ATGGAGTCTATAAGCACCTGCAACGTGTCGAACAAAGGACGAATTGGTGTTTTTTCCGTTCGTCGACAACAACATCTtcctttgctggaaattcgcTGTTTTAAGGAGGCAAAGTTTGGcattttctccttcttttaTCCTTCGTGCACGTGTGTTCATAAGACTGGCAGTAATCGGTCAGAGACCGAAAATAAGAACACAAACGTTGAAGCTTTCATTACTTTCTTAACAATAGCTATGgaaagaccaaaaaaaaaatcttccgCTGAAAGCTATCAAGGTGATCTTTACAGATGCATGGACGAATTTCGTCGACAAGGTATTTTGAGTGACATAATTCTGGTAGTAGATAATGAAGAATTTCCAGCGCACAAAAGTGTTCTTGCGGCAAGTAGCGAGTACTTTCTCAGTTTGTTTACATCTgacatgaaagaaaaacagaatcTCAAAGTGAAACTCGAGGGATTTAAACCTTTTGTTATGAATGACTTGCTCAGTTATATTTACACCGGTCAAGCTGAAATCACAgatgaaaatgcaaaagaattAGTCTTTGCTGGCGATTATCTGTTAATCGAGagcttaaagaaaaaaggaacgTTTTACTTGGAGGACAGTCTAAGCCCTTCAAATTGCTTGTCCGTTAGGGCATTTTCGGAGAAGTACGTTTGCGATGAACTTGAGCGTAAGTCAGAGAGTTTTATTCTGGATAATTTTGTGGCTGTCTCGAAATCGGAGGAATTTTTGTGCCTTGGCTCCTCGgaaattgaaaaacttatttcaATGGATGACCTCATCGTGGAAACGGAAGAACAAGTATACGAAGCAGTCATTTCGTGGGTGAAACATGACATACAGAAGAGAAAGGAAGACTTTGCACGTTTGTTATCGAAGTTACGACTAGGTTCCATGTCAAAGTATTACCTCGCTGAATATGTTGAGAATGAGGAATTGGTTTCTGGGAATCTCGAGTGCACTAAGCTCCTTTATAAAGCTATGAAATCATTCGCCATGTTTGCAACCCAGGGAAAACTCACTGACGACATTTGTAAGATCCGAAGATGCCTGGACTCGAATATAAAGGCAATTGTCACCATATGGGGACCTGGAGACGAGCTTCGCTCCTCCACCCAATGCTACGTGCCATCCGTGAATCAGTGGTTCAGTTTGGCACCAATGTTGATTCCGCGCTTTAGCCACGGCGCGGTTGCGTGTGAAGGTTTTATTTACACAGTCGGTGGCGTATCATTGAATGGACATTTGTCAAGTATGGAGAGATATGACTATAG AACCAATACGTGGGCAGGGGTAGCGCCTATGGCCAAAGAAGTATCTGGACTTGGTGTGGCTGAACTGAATGGCTGTTTGTATGCCGTTGGAGGGTGGCATAGAGGAAGGCCACTGAACTCAGTTTTAAG ATACTATCCGTCTTCAAACATCTGGGAAGCCGTTGCACCCATGACTGCTACCCGAGGTGGACCTTGCGTTGTGTCTGACAAGTATCTGTACGCCATTGGCGGCAAAACAGAAAACGACAATGCCAATGACCCCTTTAAATACTTAAATACAGTCGAGAGGTACGACCCCCGAATGAATACTTGGCACGAGAGCATGCCCATGCAAGTCCAACGTGCCTACGCTTGTGGAGTGGCAGTCAAAGGTATCCTGTATGTAGTGGGAGGGACACAAGATGATTTATATTCATCTCATAGCTCATGTGAAGCATTTGATTGCGACACCAACTCATGGACATACATTGCTAGTCTGTGCATATCGAGGGCTTTGGCTGGGATAGCCTTTGTAGATGGTAAAATTTATGTTCTCggtgggaagaaaaatttgcgAGAAAGGACAGACAAAATTGAGCGCTATGATAAAGAACTGGACGTGTGGAACGTAGTGGGCTCCGTCCCGAACTGTATGGGTGGAATACAATGCTCTCCTGTTTCTCTTTCCAAGGCATTTTTCCATTCTCTTACCAAGATAACTTAG
- the LOC141874278 gene encoding uncharacterized protein LOC141874278 produces MTFAFKLVFVILLELCFFVEFDLAPLFYVKRIPQAEIRILGTVDSPLRLERSSLEIDESPIFNKSIIESTKVNQPVHNSKGNVEESKRDVSLDEISADRGKKREKRKYNDRKIVEGNRGDQTIFGTRKKSMHSRETGLKWPSGTYGLPKPVDGCPISDGFQWKTGYRFHDTEDDGTENQHSDSFHLAGEFSDVGVRHEFCIKTTEDGGGRWPDGKYCIYKKGLDCPSGLEEGFVIWDDENKDNKNSKRGELPEGLFNEDTKIFFCCSTSGPVGKEIILPNKSPFLLFAYESILCQKVKGMNVITEFIKFDDEDRGNIDYEGGEFPYGVHRDEKDHMFFLCYYTPNSTNGTVMSDNSSSKKFVSKKKLKEQKTSKQEKQVDKLDELEKLRNSEKMMDEFLASTAPHNKETNKNERTKTIIKTIRVPEHENTTSIVVTTAGIVLGIVVLGAVVAVVVIKHMRTNQEGIKIDSLDEQTYTASVSSRRGSFTTSEDDVELTEADFEDELVEDQYLPSDSELKSGLELMFLKQQRHYWTRKTKS; encoded by the exons ATGACTTTTGCTTTCAAGTTGGTTTTTGTCATATTACTGGAGCTCTGTTTCTTTGTCGAATTTGATCTAG CACCACTATTTTACGTGAAGCGTATACCACAAGCTGAAATTCGTATTTTAGGCACAGTTGACAGCCCACTGCGATTGGAAAGAAGTTCTCTAGAGATTGATGAATCGCCAATATTTAATAAAAGCATCATTGAGTCCACAAAAGTTAATCAACCAGTGCACAACTCGAAAGGAAATGTTGAAGAGAGCAAAAGAGATGTAAGCCTCGACGAAATATCCGCTGATAGAggcaaaaaaagagaaaaaaggaaatacaaTGATAGGAAGATTGTCGAAGGAAATCGTGGCGACCAGACTATATttggaacaagaaaaaaatcgaTGCATTCAAGAGAAACAG GCCTCAAATGGCCATCTGGGACGTACGGTCTTCCAAAACCTGTGGATGGCTGTCCAATTAGCGATGGGTTTCAATGGAAAACTGGGTACCGGTTTCATGACACAGAGGATGATGGAACGGAAAATCAGCATTCTGACAGCTTCCATCTGGCGGGTGAATTCAGTGATGTGGGCGTCAGGCATGAATTCTGCATCAAAACGACTGAAGACGGTGGAGGAAG GTGGCCAGACGGTAAATACTGCATCTACAAGAAAGGACTAGACTGTCCTTCTGGTCTTGAAGAAGGCTTTGTCATTTGGGATGAcgaaaataaagacaataaaaactcgaaaagagggGAGCTCCCAGAAGGGCTATTTAACGAAGACACTAAGATATTCTTTTGCTGCAGCACGTCGGGTCCTGTTGggaaagaaatcattttgcCCAACAAATCTCCGTTCTTATTGTTCGCGTACGAGTCTATACTTTGCCAGAAG GTGAAAGGGATGAATGTTATCACAGAGTTTATCAAGTTTGATGACGAGGATCGAGGAAATATAGATTACGAAGGAGGTGAATTCCCCTACGGAGTCCATCGCGATGAGAAGGATCAcatgttctttctttgttattaCACACCGAACAGCACAAATGGAACTGTTATGTCAG ACAACTCTTCTTCcaagaaatttgtttcaaaaaagaaacttaaagAACAAAAGACTTCGAAGCAAgagaaacaagttgataaactGGACGAACTCGAAAAACTACGGAACTCGGAGAAAATGATGGATGAATTCCTGGCCAGTACTGCTCCacacaacaaagaaacaaataaaaatgaaagaaccAAGACCAtcattaaaacaattaga GTTCCTGAACATGAGAATACGACCTCGATTGTGGTAACTACAGCTGGTATTGTGCTAGGCATCGTTGTGTTAGGGGCTGTTGTGGCTGTTGTGGTCATAAAGCACATGCGTACAAATCAAGAAGGAATCAAAATCGATTCGCTGGATGAACAAACTTACACGGCGTCCGTTTCGTCGCGAAGAGGCAGCTTCACAACGTCAGAAGACGACGTAGAACTCACAGAAGCTGATTTTGAAGATGAACTTGTTGAAGATCAGTATTTACCGTCGGACTCAGAGCTTAAGTCAGGTTTAGAACTCATGTTTCTAAAACAACAAAGGCATTATTGGACAAGAAAAACGAAATCTTGA
- the LOC141874556 gene encoding uncharacterized protein LOC141874556, giving the protein MFWLSLSLVAFWCQTTKGKISWPPGQYALPMPKAGCPDNWLEGRRFHDTSGTLLIDQKIYESLHLAGWISKEGIEQDFCIKTTSGKDSSQGWPEGKYCILKQEYCPTGFSTGSVSWRPSSSPFQDLSVNGKYLKNTTISYCCRMRGDTKQAILLPLDKPFYLYTLRDTSCQNVRGATVKEESVSLENTHGKYEIDLKGANPFITDGNNSPAKITYCYYTPGGSIAIPESQEIEKTLFTESQLDNRTQSSGLAVAIGVGIACAMIGTASIAVVTKRFMIKRASNEGHDDDDDIDDEPRPDDP; this is encoded by the exons ATGTTTTGGTTATCTCTTTCACTGGTGGCTTTCTGGTGCCAAACGACAAAAG GAAAGATTTCATGGCCACCAGGTCAATATGCTCTTCCCATGCCCAAGGCCGGCTGCCCCGATAATTGGTTGGAAGGCCGAAGATTTCACGATACAAGTGGTACACTACTGATAGATCAGAAAATTTACGAATCTCTTCATTTGGCTGGTTGGATAAGCAAGGAAG GTATCGAGCAAGATTTCTGTATCAAGACCACATCTGGAAAAGACAGTTCTCAGGGCTGGCCAGAGGGAAAATATTGTATCTTAAAGCAGGAATATTGTCCTACTGGATTTTCTACGGG ATCGGTCAGCTGGCGACCAAGCTCTTCACCTTTTCAAGACTTAAGTGTTAATGGAAAGTATTTGAAAAACACAACAATAAGCTATTGTTGCAGAATGAGAG GCGATACCAAGCAGGCGATTTTGTTGCCCCTTGATAAACCATTTTACCTGTACACTCTTCGCGATACGTCTTGCCAAAATGTCAGAGGTGCAACAGTGAAAGAGGAAAGTGTAAGTCTGGAAAACACACATGGAAAATACGAGATCGATTTGAAAGGCGCTAATCCATTTATTACAGACGGGAATAATTCACCAGCAAAAATAACCTACTGCTATTACACACCAG GAGGATCAATTGCTATTCCAGAGAGCcaggaaattgaaaaaactcTTTTCACTGAG TCCCAGCTAGACAACAGAACACAGTCGTCTGGCCTCGCTGTCGCCATCGGTGTGGGGATCGCATGCGCCATGATTGGAACTGCGTCCATTGCCGTTGTCACAAAGAGGTTCATGATAAAAAGGGCATCTAATGAAGGTcatgacgatgacgacgatATCGACGATGAACCACGGCCTGACGACCCATGA